In a single window of the Carassius gibelio isolate Cgi1373 ecotype wild population from Czech Republic chromosome A12, carGib1.2-hapl.c, whole genome shotgun sequence genome:
- the LOC128025730 gene encoding protein Tob1 yields the protein MSARGFSCETPALLDTTQTMQLEIQVALNFIISYLYNRLPRRRVNIFGEELERQLKNKYEGHWYPDKPYKGSGFRCIHVGEKVDPVVEEAAKESGLDIEDVRNNLPQELSVWIDPFEVSYQIGEKGAVKVLYVDDSGDNGSELDKEIRNSFNPEAQVFMPICDPAGVSSESSSPSPPPFGQSSAVSPSFMPRSTQPLTFTTASFAATKFGSTKMKNSGRNGSKVARSSPTNLGLNINSLVKQKAISGSVRSLYGFVPGSASALSPNAKDFVFPSLQGQGGSSGAVFPSEDPLSPLQYCNAFDVFADYGSISDQSLMDGLNLSLSNVQYSNQQFQPVMAN from the exons AT GAGCGCCAGAGGATTTTCCTGTGAAACACCAGCACTCCTGGACACCACACAGACTATGCAGCTCGAAATCCAAGTAGCGCTGAACTTCATCATTTCATACCTGTACAACAGACTCCCGCGGCGGCGAGTCAACATCTTCGGCGAGGAGCTGGAGCGGCAGCTGAAGAACAAATACGAAGGACACTGGTACCCCGACAAGCCATACAAAGGATCCGGGTTCAGGTGCATCCACGTGGGAGAGAAGGTGGATCCGGTGGTGGAGGAAGCAGCCAAAGAAAGCGGGCTGGACATCGAGGACGTCCGCAACAACTTGCCTCAGGAGCTCAGCGTTTGGATCGACCCTTTCGAAGTGTCCTATCAGATCGGGGAGAAGGGAGCGGTGAAGGTGCTCTACGTGGACGATAGCGGAGACAACGGCTCCGAGCTGGACAAGGAGATCAGGAACAGTTTTAACCCGGAGGCTCAGGTCTTCATGCCAATCTGTGACCCGGCGGGAGTCTCGTCCGAGTCCAGCTCGCCCTCGCCGCCTCCGTTTGGCCAGTCGTCAGCCGTCAGCCCGTCCTTCATGCCGCGCTCCACCCAACCTTTAACCTTCACCACCGCCTCGTTCGCCGCCACCAAGTTCGGCTCCACCAAGATGAAGAACAGCGGACGCAACGGGAGCAAAGTCGCACGCAGCTCTCCCACCAACCTGGGCCTGAACATCAACAGTCTGGTCAAGCAGAAAGCCATCTCCGGCTCCGTGCGTTCGCTCTATGGTTTCGTCCCGGGCAGTGCATCAGCGCTCTCTCCTAACGCCAAGGACTTCGTGTTCCCCAGCCTCCAAGGCCAAGGGGGCTCCAGCGGGGCCGTGTTCCCGAGCGAGGACCCGCTCAGTCCTCTGCAGTACTGCAATGCCTTCGACGTGTTTGCAGACTACGGGAGCATCAGTGACCAGTCGCTCATGGATGGATTAAACCTCAGTCTCAGCAACGTGCAGTACTCAAACCAGCAATTCCAGCCGGTCATGGCTAACTAA